Proteins from a genomic interval of Bos mutus isolate GX-2022 chromosome 15, NWIPB_WYAK_1.1, whole genome shotgun sequence:
- the LOC102273588 gene encoding olfactory receptor 10Q1 has product MCARSPVLNQSGPTEFVFRVFTTVPELQVLLFALFLVLYLTILCGNTAIIWVVCTHSSLHTPMYFFLCNLSFLEICYTTVVVPLMLSNILGAQKPIPLAGCGAQMFFFVTLGSTDCFLLAVMAYDRYVAIRHPLHYTLIVTQKLCVRMVGCAGGLASLLSLQLTVLIFTLPFCGHRPEVNHFLCDVPPVLRLACANIRVHQAVLYAVGSLVLTVPFLLISVSYVLIGSAIVRIRSAEGRRRAFSTCSSHLAVVLLQYGCCSLVYLRPRSSTSEDEDRQIALIYTFVTPLLNPLIYTLRNKDVKGALKNAFVSKAASDNT; this is encoded by the coding sequence ATGTGTGCGAGGAGCCCTGTCCTCAACCAGTCTGGCCCCACGGAGTTTGTGTTTCGGGTCTTCACCACCGTCCCAGAACTCCAGGTCCTCCTCTTCGCCCTCTTCCTCGTCCTCTACTTGACGATCCTTTGCGGCAACACGGCCATCATCTGGGTGGTGTGCACACACAGCTcactccacacccccatgtacttcttcctgtgCAATCTGTCCTTCTTGGAAATCTGCTACACCACCGTGGTGGTACCCTTGATGCTTTCCAACATTTTGGGGGCCCAGAAGCCCATCCCACTGGCTGGCTGTGGGGCCCAGATGTTCTTCTTCGTCACCTTGGGCAGCACTGACTGCTTCCTCTTGGCggtcatggcctatgaccgctatgtggccatccgCCACCCGCTGCATTACACGCTCATCGTGACCCAGAAGCTCTGCGTCCGGATGGTGGGCTGTGCCGGAGGCctggcctccctcctctccctgcagCTCACCGTCCTAATCTTCACCCTGCCCTTCTGTGGGCACCGCCCAGAAGTCAACCACTTCCTGTGCGACGTGCCCCCGGTCCTGCGGCTGGCCTGCGCGAACATCCGCGTGCACCAGGCCGTGCTCTATGCCGTGGGCAGCCTCGTGCTGACCGTGCCCTTCCTCCTCATTTCCGTCTCGTATGTGCTCATCGGCTCGGCCATCGTGCGCATCCGCTCTGCGGAGGGCCGCCGCCgggccttctccacctgctcctcccacctcGCCGTGGTCCTGCTGCAGTACGGCTGCTGCAGCCTGGTCTACCTGCGCCCCCGATCCAGCACCTCGGAGGACGAGGACCGGCAAATCGCCCTGATCTACACCTTTGTCACCCCCTTACTCAACCCCCTGATTTACACTCTGCGCAACAAGGATGTCAAAGGCGCTCTGAAGAATGCCTTCGTCAGTAAAGCAGCCTCAGACAACACTTGA